The following proteins are co-located in the Candidatus Electrothrix rattekaaiensis genome:
- the rpoC gene encoding DNA-directed RNA polymerase subunit beta': MEELFSFFNKPKGPLVFDKVKISLASPAKILEWSHGEVKKPETINYRTFKPERDGLFCAKIFGPVKDYECNCGKYKRMKHRGVVCEKCGVEVIQSKVRRERLGHIKLAAPVAHIWFLKSLPTKIGSILDMTLKEMERILYFESYAVVRSEVESIPPGTLLNEEQYQEALEQFPGEFEVGIGAEAIRDMLKELDLVELSTQLRREMKETGSVTKRTKLGKRLNVAEAFRDSGNRPEWMILEVVPVLPPDLRPLVPLEGGRFATSDLNDLYRRVINRNNRLKRLLELDAPDIIIRNEKRMLQEAVDVLFDNGRRGRTITGPNKRPLKSLSDMLKGKQGRFRQNLLGKRVDYSGRSVIVVGPHLRLHQCGLPKKMAQELFKPFIYNKLETLGYVTTIKSARKMVEKGAKEVWDVLDDIVREYPVILNRAPTLHRLGMQAFEVVLIEGKAIQLHPLVCSAFNADFDGDQMAVHLPLSVEAQVEARVLMMSTNNILSPASGSPVIIPSQDIVLGLYYMTRERYAVAGEGMIFGSPAEARMAYDHGAAHLQARVKVRLKGALVDTTIGRILVGELLPESIPFAVVNKELSKKELGFLVDYTYRHAGTKDTVILADRLKDLGYEQATQAGISICINDMKIPVNKEEFVEESERKAAEVDEQYSDGLITDGEKYNKIVDIWSKATDKITQEMMEEMSVDYVPDGKGQVQELKSFNSVYIMADSGARGSKDQIRQLAGMRGLMAKPSGAIIETPIKANFREGLSVLEYFISTHGARKGLADTALKTANSGYLTRRLVDVAQDSTIVEKDCGTMRYTVAEPLLDGGEVIVRIGERILGRVASDDIVDPQSGEIIVEMDDEITEEKVEAIEAAGIDRVRIRSVLTCESRRGVCAKCYGRDLGRGHMVNIGEAVGIIAAQSIGEPGTQLTMRTFHIGGTASRSVEQAEIRSQRSGFVRYKELHSVTNAAGFEVVMNRNAEITVVDDQDVNRERFSVPYGAEIRVADGAKVDPGTVIADWDAFAIPIVAEAPGRIKYGDIIEGDTMQERVDQVTGKVSRVIIHATTAKHSSPRISLKDGRGRTVKLPEVEHEARYPLPVGSIISVDEGAEVTAGTVVAKIPRETTKTKDITGGLPRVAELFEVRKPKEQAIVTEIDGRISFGKELKGKRRVVVTPETGEQREYLVPKAKHVTVHEGDYVKAGDALMDGSILPNDILRIKGEEELAQFLVDEIQEVYRLQGVKINDKHIETIVRQMLKRVRITDPGDTKFMLDQLTEKWMFYDENRRVMDEGMQPASAEPQLLGVTKASLSTDSFISAASFQETTKVLTNAAMAGRVDTLDGLKENVIMGRLISAGTGLSRYKIK, encoded by the coding sequence GTGGAAGAACTGTTCAGCTTTTTTAACAAGCCGAAAGGACCGCTTGTTTTTGACAAGGTTAAAATTTCCCTTGCGTCACCGGCAAAGATACTTGAGTGGTCCCATGGTGAAGTGAAAAAGCCTGAGACTATTAACTACCGTACCTTTAAGCCGGAACGGGACGGATTATTCTGCGCCAAGATATTCGGGCCTGTTAAGGATTACGAGTGTAATTGCGGAAAGTATAAACGCATGAAGCACAGGGGAGTGGTCTGTGAAAAATGCGGTGTTGAGGTTATTCAGTCCAAGGTTCGGCGAGAGCGCCTCGGTCATATTAAATTAGCCGCTCCTGTTGCGCATATCTGGTTTCTCAAGTCATTGCCCACGAAGATCGGGTCAATACTGGATATGACCCTCAAAGAGATGGAACGGATACTGTACTTTGAGTCCTATGCGGTTGTTCGCTCCGAGGTGGAGAGTATCCCGCCTGGAACTTTGCTCAATGAGGAACAGTATCAGGAGGCACTGGAGCAATTTCCTGGGGAATTTGAGGTCGGTATCGGTGCCGAAGCAATTCGTGATATGCTCAAGGAGCTGGATCTTGTTGAACTGTCGACACAGTTGCGCAGGGAGATGAAGGAAACTGGTTCTGTTACCAAACGTACTAAGCTTGGCAAGCGTTTGAATGTTGCTGAAGCATTTCGTGATTCCGGTAATCGTCCAGAATGGATGATCCTGGAAGTGGTCCCTGTTCTGCCTCCGGATCTGCGTCCTCTGGTGCCGTTGGAAGGAGGTCGATTTGCGACCTCTGATCTGAACGATTTGTATCGTCGGGTCATTAACCGCAATAACCGCCTGAAGCGTTTGCTGGAGCTGGATGCACCGGATATCATTATTCGAAATGAAAAACGGATGCTGCAAGAGGCTGTTGACGTCCTTTTCGATAATGGACGACGAGGTCGTACCATTACTGGACCAAATAAACGTCCGCTTAAGTCGCTGTCTGACATGCTCAAAGGAAAGCAGGGGCGTTTTCGCCAGAACCTGTTGGGTAAGCGTGTTGACTACTCTGGTCGTTCCGTTATTGTGGTTGGTCCTCATCTGCGTCTGCATCAATGCGGTCTGCCCAAGAAAATGGCTCAGGAGTTGTTCAAGCCCTTTATTTATAATAAGCTTGAGACGTTAGGGTATGTAACAACTATTAAAAGTGCCCGTAAGATGGTGGAAAAGGGCGCAAAAGAGGTTTGGGATGTCCTTGATGACATCGTTCGCGAATACCCTGTTATTCTGAACCGCGCACCGACTCTGCATAGGCTCGGTATGCAAGCCTTTGAGGTTGTTCTCATAGAAGGCAAGGCTATTCAGCTCCATCCTTTGGTCTGCTCTGCCTTTAACGCTGACTTTGACGGCGATCAGATGGCGGTGCATCTCCCCCTGTCGGTGGAGGCTCAGGTTGAGGCTAGGGTTCTGATGATGTCCACCAATAATATCCTGTCTCCGGCCAGCGGTAGCCCGGTCATTATACCAAGTCAGGATATTGTCCTCGGTCTCTATTATATGACCAGAGAGCGCTACGCTGTTGCCGGTGAAGGCATGATCTTCGGTTCTCCTGCTGAAGCCCGGATGGCCTATGATCACGGGGCGGCCCATCTTCAAGCCCGAGTCAAGGTTCGGTTAAAGGGCGCGTTGGTAGATACAACAATCGGGAGAATTCTCGTCGGTGAGTTGCTGCCGGAAAGTATTCCTTTTGCTGTGGTCAATAAAGAACTCTCCAAGAAAGAGCTGGGTTTCCTGGTGGATTATACCTACCGTCATGCCGGAACCAAAGATACGGTTATTCTTGCCGACCGTCTGAAAGATTTGGGCTATGAGCAGGCCACACAGGCGGGGATTTCCATCTGCATTAATGATATGAAGATTCCAGTCAACAAAGAGGAATTTGTTGAAGAGTCCGAGCGCAAGGCGGCTGAGGTTGATGAACAGTATTCGGACGGCCTGATTACTGATGGCGAGAAGTATAATAAGATTGTTGATATCTGGTCAAAAGCCACAGATAAGATTACCCAGGAAATGATGGAAGAGATGTCTGTGGATTATGTCCCGGACGGAAAAGGTCAGGTTCAGGAGCTCAAGAGCTTCAACTCGGTCTACATCATGGCTGACTCCGGTGCTCGTGGTTCAAAGGATCAGATCAGGCAGCTGGCGGGTATGCGTGGTTTGATGGCGAAACCTTCCGGTGCTATTATTGAAACGCCGATTAAAGCGAATTTTCGGGAAGGTCTGTCCGTACTAGAGTATTTTATTTCCACCCATGGTGCTCGGAAAGGTCTTGCGGATACCGCGCTGAAAACAGCGAACTCCGGTTATCTGACCAGACGATTGGTGGATGTTGCCCAGGATTCCACGATTGTGGAGAAGGACTGCGGCACCATGCGCTACACTGTTGCAGAGCCTCTGCTGGACGGCGGTGAAGTTATTGTCCGTATCGGTGAGCGCATACTGGGCCGGGTGGCAAGTGACGACATTGTTGATCCGCAATCCGGTGAAATTATCGTGGAGATGGATGACGAAATCACGGAAGAGAAAGTTGAAGCCATTGAAGCCGCCGGTATTGACAGGGTGAGAATTCGTTCGGTACTGACCTGCGAATCGCGGCGCGGAGTTTGCGCCAAATGTTATGGTCGTGACCTTGGACGCGGCCATATGGTGAATATCGGTGAGGCGGTCGGTATTATCGCTGCCCAGTCCATCGGTGAACCCGGTACTCAGCTGACCATGCGGACCTTTCATATCGGCGGTACAGCCAGCCGATCCGTTGAACAGGCTGAAATCCGCAGCCAGCGTAGCGGGTTCGTGCGCTACAAGGAGTTGCATTCGGTAACCAATGCCGCCGGGTTCGAGGTGGTTATGAACCGGAATGCGGAAATTACCGTTGTTGATGACCAGGATGTGAATCGAGAGCGTTTTTCTGTTCCTTACGGTGCGGAAATACGCGTAGCCGACGGTGCCAAAGTTGATCCCGGCACCGTGATTGCCGATTGGGACGCCTTTGCTATTCCCATTGTTGCTGAAGCCCCGGGTCGGATCAAGTACGGCGATATCATTGAGGGCGACACCATGCAGGAGCGTGTGGATCAGGTTACCGGCAAGGTGTCCAGGGTCATTATTCACGCCACAACCGCTAAACACTCCAGCCCGAGAATTTCTTTGAAGGACGGTCGCGGTCGGACTGTTAAGCTGCCTGAGGTTGAGCACGAGGCCCGTTATCCCTTGCCGGTCGGATCAATTATTTCGGTGGATGAGGGGGCGGAGGTCACGGCAGGTACTGTTGTCGCAAAGATTCCGCGTGAAACCACCAAGACCAAGGATATTACAGGCGGTCTGCCAAGGGTTGCGGAACTCTTTGAGGTAAGAAAACCCAAGGAGCAGGCCATTGTTACGGAAATTGACGGTCGCATCAGCTTTGGGAAAGAACTCAAAGGGAAGCGCCGGGTTGTTGTCACCCCGGAAACCGGCGAGCAGAGAGAATATCTGGTTCCGAAAGCAAAGCATGTTACCGTTCATGAGGGTGATTATGTCAAGGCCGGTGATGCTCTGATGGATGGATCTATTCTTCCTAACGACATCCTGCGGATCAAAGGCGAGGAAGAGCTTGCACAATTTCTTGTTGATGAGATCCAGGAAGTTTATCGTCTCCAAGGCGTTAAAATCAATGACAAGCATATTGAAACCATTGTTCGCCAGATGTTGAAGCGGGTAAGGATTACCGACCCGGGCGATACCAAATTTATGCTTGATCAGCTCACGGAAAAATGGATGTTTTACGATGAGAACAGACGGGTCATGGATGAGGGCATGCAGCCCGCCTCTGCTGAGCCCCAGTTATTAGGGGTAACAAAGGCATCATTATCCACGGACTCATTTATTTCAGCGGCTTCGTTCCAGGAGACAACCAAGGTCTTGACCAATGCGGCAATGGCCGGAAGGGTGGATACACTGGACGGTCTGAAGGAAAACGTTATCATGGGCCGATTGATTTCAGCTGGAACCGGATTGTCGAGATACAAGATTAAATGA